From a single Kitasatospora azatica KCTC 9699 genomic region:
- a CDS encoding dolichyl-phosphate-mannose--protein mannosyltransferase, with translation MPAPRASGRPGLPARAAWVRQLAAHGYRAPERAALADRLVPPMPDGPKATPDLVAPSPVLLRAGIRLDDAFWSWLCRWSGWLGPLAVALFGGLLRFWHLGSPGGIIFDETYYAKDAYALWQGGYETNWADTANSQILGHPQVIPYKTDPAFIVHPPVGKWIIGFGEQLFGMHPLGWRFMVAVLGTASILMLARIARRLFRSTLLGCVAGLLLSVDGLHFVMSRTALLDLMVMFWILAAFGFLLLDRDHTRARIAHKLGELPDAVTAHRMRLGLRPYRLAAGVCVGLACSTKWSGMYVAAFFGLLTVFWDLGARRLAGARRPVWSTLVRDGLPAFASIVLASVVVYISSWSGWLASSNMPGKGGYGRDWAVGRHGLSSDSVSLPLLGKVKLPFQVDMTWVPEGLRSLWHYHRQMYDFNVNLHSPHMYQSNPWSWLLVGRPVSFYYESPKFGQSGCTANECASEVLAIGTPLLWWAGVVALAYCLYRWGLRRDWRAGAVLCGLGAGLLPWFEYQQRTIFLFYAVAFVPFLVLAVTILVGALIGPATASYERRLVGGAAAGVLVLVIVWNFLYFYPLYTGQVIPMTDWRARMWFVSWI, from the coding sequence ATACCCGCGCCGCGCGCGAGCGGTCGCCCCGGCCTGCCCGCGCGCGCCGCCTGGGTGCGCCAACTGGCCGCCCACGGCTACCGGGCGCCCGAGCGGGCCGCGCTCGCCGATCGACTGGTACCGCCGATGCCGGACGGGCCCAAGGCCACCCCGGACCTGGTCGCGCCCTCCCCCGTCCTGCTGCGCGCGGGCATCCGCTTGGACGACGCGTTCTGGTCCTGGCTCTGCCGCTGGTCCGGCTGGCTGGGCCCGCTCGCCGTCGCCCTCTTCGGCGGCCTGCTGCGGTTCTGGCACCTGGGCAGCCCCGGCGGGATCATCTTCGACGAGACGTACTACGCCAAGGACGCCTACGCGCTCTGGCAGGGCGGCTACGAGACCAACTGGGCCGACACCGCCAACTCGCAGATCCTCGGCCACCCGCAGGTGATCCCCTACAAGACCGACCCGGCGTTCATCGTGCACCCGCCGGTCGGCAAGTGGATCATCGGCTTCGGCGAGCAGCTCTTCGGGATGCACCCGCTCGGCTGGCGGTTCATGGTCGCCGTGCTCGGCACCGCCTCGATCCTGATGCTGGCCCGGATCGCCCGCCGGCTGTTCCGCTCCACCCTGCTGGGCTGCGTGGCCGGGCTGCTGCTCTCGGTGGACGGCCTGCACTTCGTGATGAGCCGCACCGCGCTGCTCGACCTGATGGTGATGTTCTGGATCCTGGCCGCCTTCGGCTTCCTGCTGCTGGACCGCGACCACACCCGGGCCCGGATCGCCCACAAGCTCGGCGAGCTGCCCGACGCCGTGACGGCCCACCGGATGCGCCTGGGCCTGCGGCCGTACCGGCTGGCGGCCGGGGTCTGCGTCGGGCTGGCCTGCTCGACCAAGTGGAGCGGGATGTACGTGGCGGCCTTCTTCGGGCTGCTGACCGTCTTCTGGGACCTCGGCGCGCGCCGACTGGCCGGGGCCAGGCGGCCGGTCTGGTCCACCCTGGTCCGGGACGGGCTGCCGGCCTTCGCCTCGATCGTGCTGGCCTCGGTGGTCGTCTACATCTCCTCCTGGTCCGGCTGGCTGGCCAGCAGCAACATGCCCGGCAAGGGCGGCTACGGCCGTGACTGGGCGGTCGGCCGGCACGGCCTGTCCTCGGACTCCGTCTCGCTGCCGCTGCTCGGCAAGGTGAAGCTGCCGTTCCAGGTGGACATGACCTGGGTGCCGGAGGGGCTGCGCTCGCTCTGGCACTACCACCGGCAGATGTACGACTTCAACGTCAACCTGCACAGCCCGCACATGTACCAGTCCAACCCGTGGAGCTGGCTGCTGGTCGGGCGGCCGGTCTCCTTCTACTACGAGTCCCCCAAGTTCGGGCAGAGCGGCTGCACCGCCAACGAGTGCGCCTCGGAGGTGCTGGCGATCGGCACCCCGCTGCTCTGGTGGGCGGGCGTGGTGGCGCTGGCGTACTGCCTCTACCGCTGGGGGCTGCGACGCGACTGGCGGGCCGGCGCGGTGCTCTGCGGTCTCGGCGCCGGGCTGCTGCCCTGGTTCGAGTACCAGCAGCGGACCATCTTCCTGTTCTACGCGGTCGCCTTCGTCCCGTTCCTGGTGCTGGCGGTGACCATTCTGGTCGGAGCACTGATCGGGCCCGCCACCGCGAGCTACGAGCGACGCCTGGTGGGCGGCGCGGCGGCCGGGGTGCTGGTGCTGGTGATCGTCTGGAACTTCCTGTACTTCTACCCGCTGTACACCGGCCAGGTGATCCCGATGACGGACTGGCGGGCC